TCTGCCGTGCCCCCAAACGCGGTAGGGTTCGTCAGGCGCTCAATCACCTCCAGAAATTCAACGACGGAGCCAGGCCACCCGTGAGTGAGGATGATTGGCAGCGCATTGGCGTGCTTGGACTTTGCGTGGATGAAATGGATGCCCAACCCGTCGATGCGGGTCCTGAATTGTGGGAACGCGTTGATCCTGCGCTCGAACTTTCGCCAGTCATGCTCGTTCGCCCAATGCATGACCAGACGCCTCGCCTTTTCCATCGGAACACCTTGGCTCCAATCAGACACGGTTCCAGCATCCGGCCAACGCGTTTGCTTCAGTCGGTTCCGCAGTTCCCGAATCTCCTGCTCAGGCACATTGACCAGGAACGGAGTAATTGCCTCCGTCGTGGGCGGTAGATCAGAGGAGGACCGGGCGCCGCCTCGCTCGAACAGACCGTGCGCACTTGCGCCGATGGAAGCAGCGGGAAGCGCCAGAGCAGCAGTGCCAGCTCCAAGCTTCAGGAAGTCGCGACGTGATACATCATTGGCAAAGTTCATGATCGTTCCTATCAGTACAAGAAGGCCGCGATTCTGGCGAGCGCTTCAGCAGGCTTTTCTTCAGGGATGAAGTGGCCACTTCCTTCGACCTTCACGACTTCGGCGTTGGTCGCATGACGGCCCAGCGTGTCTTTGAGCCAGCCGTAGCCAGGCCCGCCCAAGGCAAGGATTGGGGCGGCAACTGGCGCATACGACTCTCCATCCAGGATGTCCTGCGGAAATGCCTGATACCACGCATCTCCCGCCCTGATGGCGTCAGCAGTCATATAGGCATCGGCATATACGGCGCGATCTCTGCTATCGATAGCCGCATCGTTCTTCACCAAGTAGTGGAAGAACCACTCCTGCTCGATATTGATGCGTCCCTCCAGCAACTTCTCTGGCAATCCCTTGACCTGATGAAAGGCGAACCACCACGGGTAAGGATGATCATCATCGATGCGGTCACCAAAGGTGCCCGCCGGCGGCAGTAGCGGCCATTTGGCCAAGCTGGCATCGGGGTGCGCCACATCCATCATGACAACCTTGTCAGTCAACTCCGGATAGTTGGCCGCGAACGCGAAGGCCACCATCGACCCAATGTCGTGCCCGATGACACTTGCCTTCTTGTAGCCAAGATGCCGGACCAGGCCCGCAATATCTTTGGCCATCGTCTTCTTGTCATACCCGCCCTCCGGCCGGCTCGACTCCCCCATGCCGCGCAGATCCACAGACACTACACGGTGGCGTTCTGCCAGCTCGGGCATCATCTTGTGCCATTCCCACCACGTCTCAGGCCAACCGGGCAACAGGACAACAAGATCGCCCTTGCCCCCTTCCACATAGTGCAACTGGATCCCATCGACTTTTGCGGAGCGGTCCTCAAACCCGGGGAGCTCCTTCAGAAGATCGGCATTGGTGTAATGCCGATCTTCGGCCGCAAATGCCCCGCTCGCCCACAGTGAGGCACACAGGGCCATGCCCACCCAGCAAAGTGGCAGCTTCACACGCTTCATCATGCTTCTCCTAGAGGGATTGCTCGCGCCTGCTCAGCGGCCAGGACGAGCTTTGTGAAAACTTGAACATGGTGACAAGCACGATCGTCAAACCCGCAGCAGCAAAGAACGCCAGCCGAACGCCACCGTAGTTGGTCAGCACTCCACCGAGCGCTGAGCCAGTTGCAAGAAAGACCTGGAAGATGGACACCATCACCGAAGATCCCGCCTCGAACTGATCGGGCGCTGCGCGCTGAAGCCAGATCTGAAGCGATACCGGAATTGCTCCGAACGCCAAGCCCCAAAGGGATACAAGCGCCATCACCAACCAGGCGTTCGTGGCGAACAGTGCAATGCACAGGAGACTTGTGC
Above is a genomic segment from Stenotrophomonas sp. ESTM1D_MKCIP4_1 containing:
- a CDS encoding alpha/beta hydrolase, producing MKRVKLPLCWVGMALCASLWASGAFAAEDRHYTNADLLKELPGFEDRSAKVDGIQLHYVEGGKGDLVVLLPGWPETWWEWHKMMPELAERHRVVSVDLRGMGESSRPEGGYDKKTMAKDIAGLVRHLGYKKASVIGHDIGSMVAFAFAANYPELTDKVVMMDVAHPDASLAKWPLLPPAGTFGDRIDDDHPYPWWFAFHQVKGLPEKLLEGRINIEQEWFFHYLVKNDAAIDSRDRAVYADAYMTADAIRAGDAWYQAFPQDILDGESYAPVAAPILALGGPGYGWLKDTLGRHATNAEVVKVEGSGHFIPEEKPAEALARIAAFLY